Proteins co-encoded in one Oreochromis aureus strain Israel breed Guangdong linkage group 3, ZZ_aureus, whole genome shotgun sequence genomic window:
- the LOC116316722 gene encoding thialysine N-epsilon-acetyltransferase-like encodes MAFSLRAANLDDCKDIARMIMELAEYENLAEHVKVTQKDLEQDGFSNNPLFHGIIAEVPEQHKTKEGHTKIGYALYFHAYSSWSGRAIYMEDLYVMPEFRGKGVGKALISKVAQLGLAAGSHQLNFTVLDWNKPSVDFYLSQGCFDITATMGYHCLRCEGEALKHLAQL; translated from the exons ATGGCTTTCTCCCTCCGCGCGGCAAATCTGGACGACTGCAAAGACATCGCGCGGATGATCATG GAACTGGCAGAGTATGAAAACCTGGCAGAGCATGTGAAAGTGACCCAGAAAG ACTTGGAGCAAGATGGCTTTTCCAATAACCCGTTGTTTCATGGGATCATCGCTGAGGTGCCAGAACAGCACAAAACCAAAGAAG gcCACACAAAGATCGGCTATGCACTTTATTTCCATGCTTACAGCTCCTGGTCAGGCAGAGCCATTTATATGGAGGACTTGTATGTGATGCCTGAGTTCAGAG GGAAAGGCGTTGGTAAAGCACTAATAAGCAAGGTGGCACAG CTGGGTCTGGCTGCTGGCTCCCACCAGCTCAACTTCACCGTCCTGGACTGGAACAAACCATCTGTGGACTTTTATCTCAGCCAGGGCTGCTTCGATATCACTGCTACAATGGGCTACCACTGCCTGCGCTGCGAGGGGGAGGCGCTGAAGCACCTGGCTCAACTTTAA